In Nocardioides daphniae, the DNA window TGCTCTCGGCCGCCCGCACCGCCTCGCCCGTGCAGGCCGAGCGGCTCGCCGCCGCAGCCCGCGGGGTCGACGACCACCTGGCCCTGCTCACCGGGCTCCCGCGGCCCGAGCGCCAGGTCGAGCTGCGCGACGGCGTCCTCGGCGAGATCCTCACCGAGCTGGCGCTCACGTGCGACGTGGTCGTCGACACCGGCGCCGACCTGCTGGCGCCCCACGGTCTGCGTGACGGGGTCGCCGGGCTCACCCTGGAGGCGCTCGAGTCGGCCGACGAGGTGGTCGTCGTGGGGGCGGCCGACCCGGTCGGCCTGGCCCGCCTCGCGCGTGGCCTGGTGCAGCTGCGGGAGGGCTGGAGCGACACCCCGGTCCGGGTCGTCGTCAACCGGATGCGCCCCTCGCTGGGCTGGTCGCGCGCCGACGTCGCCGCCATGGTCGAGGGCTTCGCCTCGGTCTCCTCGCTGCACTTCCTGCCCGACGACCGGCAGGCCGTCGACCGTGCGCTCGTCGCGGCCCGCAGCGTGGCGCACGAGGAGGGGAGTGCGTTGGCCGGCGGCGTACGCGAGCTCGTCGACGCCCTGCACCCCGACACCTACCGCGCGCAGCCGCGCGGGGCCGGGTGGCCGCGGCTCAGGAGGCGAACAGCAGGAACAGTCCGCCAGCGGTGAAGGCCACCATCGCGACGAGCAGCGAGAGCTGACCACGCACCTGGTGCTCCTTGGGCAGCAGCGTCATGGCCCGGTCGTGCGAGGCGACCGCACCCAGCACGTGGCCGGTGACCACCGCGACGACCTTCATCACCGCCAGCGCCGTGGCCTGGTAGGCGATGGAGTGGTTGACCGCCCACCCGCCGGTGCCGAACCAGTCGTCGCCGCGCGACAGTGGGTCGCTCATCTGGATGACCGTGGTCTGGCCGAGCACGACCAGGTAGGAGAAGTAGTGGGCGACCATGTAGCCCACCACGATCGGCGGCGTCATCGAGTGCGCGTAGCGACGCGGCAGGTCGAGGCGGCGCGCGCCCGGCGCCAGGCCGGTCGCCATCGTGCCGAGCGTGAGGATCGCCCCGGCGAGCAGGACGAAGCCGGCCAGCGCGAGGTTGTTGAGCAGCGTCTGGTCGATCTCGTTGGTCTGGAGGAACTTCACCCACGGCGGTGACTCCCGGAAGGAGTCGTAGGCGGTGCTGCCCAGCAGGACCGCCATCACCGCGGGCAGCCCCGGGCTGGGGGGCGTGGAGGCGAGGTTGCGCAGGGGGGAGACCAGCACCAGCCGGCCGTCGGCGCGACGTCCCCACACCGACAGCCTGGCCAGCAGCGAGGAGTAGACCTCGAAGGGGTCCGCGGCGGCCAGGAAGCGGTTGCCGAAGAGGAGCGCGCCGAGCACCATGGCGACGGCGTAGACGGTGATCCACAGCCGCAGCGTGCCGAGCGCGGTCTGGGAGGGGGAGACGAGCTCGAGCCAGACGAAGGCGTAGAGACCCGCGGCGGCGAGCCACAGGCCGAGCCGCTCGGGGAAGGCGTACAGGCCGGTCTCGGGGTCGACCCGCAGCAAGCGGGAGAGCACCGCGTTGACCGCGCGGAAGGGGCTGAACGCCTTCCACACCGGACCGAGGACGAGGCTGGCCGGGACGATTCCGACCCAGAGCAGCACGTAGACCATGCCGAAGGCCGGGTTGGTCTCCAGGTCCTGACCGGCGACCAGGGTCAGCCCGAGGTAGGCGGAGGCGAGGAGGCCGACGACGGCCATGGCCACCCGCGCGGCCGTGGACTCCACGACGGCCTGGAGCTGCGGCAGGGGCCGCGAGCGCTCCATCGACTCGAAGCGCGGGTTGCGCCAGGCGATGGCCAGGACGACGAAGGAGACGACCAGCGCGGCGACGGCGCCGACGACCGCGAACTCCGCCGGGATGGGCAGGTCCTTGGCGCCGCCCAGGCCGTGGGCGGAGTAGGTGCCGTCCACGTCAGCGGACTTCGAGCTGGAGCACGACCACGTCGGGGTCGTGCAGCTCGACCTCGGCGACCCGGGCTGGTCCAGCGTGGCCTCGATCGTGGTGGTGCCCTCCTCGAACGCCCACTCCTGCTCGGGGTTGGAGTGCACGTGCATCTCACCGGCACGGTCGGCGGTGATCTCGACGGTGAAGGGCTCACCGGCCGGGACCTCGACCCGCTCACCGAGCGGGGAGACCTCGTCGTCGGTGATCGTGATGGAGATCTTCTCCGGCGCCGGGGAGTCGGTCGGCTCGTCCTCGGAGCAGCCGGTCAGCGCCAGCGCCGCGGCCAGGGCCAGGGCAGCCACTCGGGGGGTCGATCGGGATCCAGCCACGCGGGCAGACATCTGGGTGTTTCTCCTCCGGTCGGGATCTTTCTGCCAGAATCCCATGTGCAGGCAAGCAGATGGACGGAAGGGCAGACATGACGGAGCGGCTCCGGCCGCGGGACCTGGCCTTCCTGGCCACGGATTCGCCCTCGACCCCCATGCACAACGCGACCCTCGAGGTCTTCGAGAGCGGCACCCTCGACCACGCCCGGGCCCTCGAGCTGGTCCAGGATCGGATCTCCTACGTGCCCCGCTACCGCCAGCGCCTGCAGTACGTGCCCGGGCAGCTCGCCAACCCGCTGTGGGTCGACGACACCGAGTTCGACCTGACCTACCACGTGCGTCGCTCCGCGCTGCCGCGTCCCGGCACCATGGACCAGCTGCGTGAGCTGACCGCCCGCATCGTCTCGCGTCCCCTCGACCGCAGCCGCCCGCTCTGGGAGGTCTACGTGATCGAGGGCCTCGAGGAGGGGCGCGTCGCGATGCTGTCGAAGTCGCACCAGATCCTCGTCGACGGCGTCGAGACCGTCGACCTCGGCCAGGTCGTCATGGACGTCGACCCCGACCAAGGGCCGCTCGGCCTTGACGAGGAGTGGCGCCCACGGCGTACGCCGACGCCTGCGGCCCTGGTGCTGGGTGCGGTCGCCGACAACCTCGAGTCACCCCGCACCCTCCTCCAGACCGTACGCAGCGGAGCCGGCGCCGTCGGTCGGCGCGCGGAGTCGGTGGCGACCCGGGTCGGCCAGGTGGCCGGAGTCTTCTCGTCGCGCCCTGCGGCGGTCTCGCCGGTCAACGGCGAGCTCTCCCAGCAGCGCCGCATCGTTACCGTGGCCACCGACCTGGCTGACTACCGCACGATCCGTCGGGTGCACCAGACGACCGTCAACGACGTCGTCCTGGCCACCGTCACCGGTGCCCTGCGCGGCTGGCTGATGACCCGCGACGAGGCGCTCTACGGGATCAAGAAGCTGAAGGCCGTCGTGCCGATGTCGGTCATCGACGACGAGCTCGAGGCCACCTCGCTCGGCACCCAGGTGATCGGCCACGAGGTCAACCTGCCGATCGGTGAGGTCAGCCCCGTGGTCCGCCTGCTCCAGGTGAGCTACAGCTTCAACGGCCACCGCGAGACCGGCCGTGCGGTCAGCGCCCAGCGGCTGACCGGCATCGCCGGCTTCGCCCCGACGACCTTCCACGCGCTCGGGTCGCGGGTCGCGGCCCGTGAGCTGCGTCGGGGCTTCCACGTCTCGGTGACCAACGTGCCGGGGCCGCAGTTCCCGCTCTACGCTGCGGGCGCGCAGATGCTGGAGACCTACCCGATCCACCCGCTGCTGCCGGGCCACGCCCTGGCGATCGGGGTGACGTCCTACGACGGCCAGGTCTTCTACGGCATCACCGCCGACCGTGACCTCGTGCCCGACGCCGACGTCCTGGGCCAGTGCCTGCTGGAGACGCTGGAGGAGCTCAAGGACACCGCCACGGACGTACGGCCCCGGGCGCCGCGCGGCCGCAAGAAGAAGGCGGTCAAGAAGTCCGAGCCGGCCGGCCGGAAGCCTGCCCAGAAGCCTGCCCAGAGCCGGGAGAAGAAGTGAGCGTCCGGGTCTACCTGCCCACCACCCGTGCCGGCCTGGCCGCCCTCGTCGGCGGCGACGATGACTGGCGCGCGGTCGCCGGCGCCGAGCCGGTGGTGGCCGAGGGTGACTCCGAGGACGAGGAGTACGCGGCGCTGATGACCGCCGCCGACGCCTCCACCGCCCTCTACGAGACCCTCGGGGAGGCGGGACGACGGCGCGTGGTCGTGGTCGCCGAGGTCGCCTCGCCCGACGCCCCGGTCGGGCTCGGCGACGTCGCGTCGGTGCACCTCGACACCGACGACCGCGCCGCGAACGCGGACCCCGACGACGACCTGGCGTGGTTCGTCCCGGAGGAGCTCCAGCACCTGCTCTGAGGTGCGGAGCCGGGCCCGGCCGTCGCTCAGGCCAGGTGCTTGACGCCGACCTCGTGCTCGGTGCGCAGCGCCGCCTTGAGCAGGTCGACGACGACGCCCTCGAGCTTGCCGCCGACCAGCGGGATCGAGACGGTGACCTCGAGGTCGACGGTCTCGACGGTCCGGCCACCGGCCTCGCGCAGCGAGACCGTGCCGCTGATCTGGCCGGGCTTGCCGGGGATGCCGACGGTGTAGTCGCCCGCGGTGAGGTCGCGCCATGCCTCGCGGTGGACGATCGTGATCTGGTCGCCGACGACCTTCGCGGCCACCGCGGGCACGCCGGTGACGGCCTGGACCCGCTCGACCGTGACGTCGGCGGCGTCGCCGTCGGCGGTCACGGTGACGTCGTGGCTGATGACGCGCTGGCGCTCGCAGACCTTCTCGCGGAAGGCGGGGTCGCGCAGCATGGCAGCCACCTCGGCCAGCGGCGCGTCGTAGGTCAGCTCGTGCTGGAGTCGCTTCGTCATGGGGCCATCATGACGCCTCGCCCGGGGCCGGGTGTTGCCGCGTCCAGAGGCGCCACCTAGGGTCGAGGGCGTGTCGATCAGCAGCACGGAGGCAGAGAAGACGACGGTGCTCTCGCACGCGGCCGACAGGGCGCGGCGAGGGCCGCTTCCTGACGGGGCGTTGGTGGAGGCCTACTTCCGCCACGTCGCCCCGGAGGACGTCGTGGCGCGCGAGGACGAGCTCGTCGACGTGGTGGTCAGCCACCACGACCTGGCGCGGGTGCGGCCGGAGGGCCGAGCCAACCTCAGGGTGAGCGAGGTCGGCGACCGCACGGTGGTCGAGGTGGTCACCGACGACATGCCCTTCCTGGTCGACTCGGTCACGATGGAGCTGGTGCGCCAGCACCGCCCGATCCACCTGGTCGTCCACCCGCGCTGGTCGGTGCGACGGGACGCCGTCGGCACGCTGCTGGACATCGCGCCGGTCGACGACGCCGTGCCTGACCGCGAGAAGGCCCGCAACGAGTCGTGGATCAGGGTCGAGGTCGACCGGGTCGCCGACGAGGACGACGCCGCCGTCCTGGCCGAGGGGCTCGACCGGGTGCTGCGCGACGTGCGTGAGGCCGTCGAGGACTGGCCGCGCATGCGGTCCCATGTCCGCTCCCTGGCCGAGGGGCTGGACGACGTCCCGGCCGACGTGCCCCGCGACGAGGTCGCCGCCGCCCGGGCCCTGCTGGAGTGGCTGGCCGACGACCACTTCACCTTCCTGGGCTGCCGCGAGTACCGCCTCGAGACCCGCGAGGGGGAGAAGGGCGAGGAGCTCTTCCTGCGTCCGGTGCCCGGCTCGGGCCTGGGCATCCTGCGCGACGACCCGGACCTCTCCGTCGAGCCGCCGGCGCTCAGCGAGGCCGGCGAGCGTGCCGCCCGCATGCGTACGCCGCTGGTGCTCACCAAGGCCAACTCGCGCGCCACCGTCCACCGCCGTGCCTACCTCGACTACGTCGGGGTGCGGCTCTTCGCCGAGGACGGCTCGGTCGCCGGCGAGCACCGCTTCCTCGGCCTGCTCTCCTCGGGCGCCTACACCGAGTCGATCCTGCGGATCCCGGTGGTGCGCGAGCGGGCCGCCGCCGTGCTCGCGCGGGTGGGCTTCGACGCCCACTCCCACGCGGGCAAGGAGGTCATCGACATCCTCGAGAACTACCCGCGCGACGAGCTCTTCCACACCAGCGTCGACGACCTCGTGCCGGTCGTGCGCAGCCTCCTGTACGCCGGTCAGCGGCGCCGGTTGGCGGCCTTCGGGCGCCGCGACCCCTTCGGTCGCTTCGTCTCGATCCTCGTGCACCTGCCGCGCGACCGCTACAGCACTGTCGTGCGGGAGCGATTCGCCGAGATCCTGCGCACCGAGCTGGGCGGCGAGGAGGTGGAGTTCTCCGCGCGCGTCGACGAGTCGCCGACGGCGCGGGTCCACTTCGTCCTGCACCCGCCCGCCGGGAAGCGGATCGGCCAGTTCGACGCCGCCGTCATCGAGGAGAAGCTCGCCCAGGCGTCGCGCTCGTGGCGCGACGACTTCGTGGTCGAGGCGACCGGGCCTGACGAGGACGCGCGAGAGCTGCGCACCTGGGCGGAGTCGTTCCCCGAGGGCTACAAGGAGCGTTTCAGCGCCACCGAGGCGGTGGCCGACATGGAGCGCCTCCGCGCGATCACGCCGCCCGCGGCGGAGCGGGGTGGGGAGGGTCACCCGGTCAACGGCTTCGACCTCTCCCTGGTCGAGGAGCCGGTCGACGAGAGCAGCCCGGAGCGTCGCGCGCAGCTCAAGGTCTACCGGGTCGGCGAGGCGATCTCGCTCTCCCACGTGCTGCCGCTGATCTCCTCGCTCGGCGTGGAGGTCGTCGACGAGCGACCGCACCGTCTCGAGGGGCTGGGCGCGACGACGTACGTCTACGAGTTCGGCCTGCGCCACCCCGGCCCGTTGCCCTACTCCGACCCCGACCTGGTGGTCGAGGCGCTGCTCGCGACGTGGCGCGGCCACAACGAGGTCGACGGCCTCAACGGCCTGGTGCTCGACGCCGGCCTGAGCTGGCGCCAGGTCGGGTGGCTGCGGGCGTACGCGAAGTACATGCGGCAGGGCAACAGCCCCTTCGGGCAGGCTTCGATCATCGACGCGCTGCGCGCCAACGTCGAGATCACCCGGATGCTGGTGGAGCTCTTCGAGGTCCGTTTCGACCCGGAGCACGACTGGACGGCCGAGGAGCGCGACACCCGGCAGGAGGAGGTCGAGCAGCGCCTCGCCGAGGCGCTCGACGCCGTCGTCAGCCTCGACCACGACCGCATCCTGCGCTCCTACCTGACCCACCTGCGGGCGACGCTGCGCACCAACGCGTTCCGGGTCGACGAGCACGGCGAGCCCCGGCCCCACCTGGCGCTCAAGCTCGACCCCGCGCGGATCCCCGGCCTGCCGGAGCCGCGCCCGGCGTACGAGATTTTCGTGCACTCGCCGCGCGTCGAGGGCGTCCACCTGCGCTTCGGCTCGGTGGCCCGCGGCGGCCTGCGCTGGTCGGACCGGCGCGACGACTTCCGCACCGAGGTCCTCGGCCTGGTCAAGGCACAGATGGTCAAGAACACCGTGATCGTGCCGGTCGGCGCGAAGGGCGGCTTCTACGCCAAGCAGCTGCCCGACATGTCCGACCGTGAGGCGTGGCTGGCGGAGGGCAAGGAGAGCTACCGCACCTTCATCCGGGGCCTGCTCGACGTCACCGACAACCTGGTCGAGGGCGAGGTCGTGCCGCCCGAGGGCGTGGTGCGCCACGACGGTGACGACTACTACCTGGTGGTGGCGGCCGACAAGGGCACCGCGACCTTCTCCGACATCGCCAACGAGCTCGCCGTCGAGCGCGGCTTCTGGCTCGGCGACGCCTTCGCCTCCGGCGGCTCGGTGGGCTACGACCACAAGGCGATGGGCATCACCGCCCGCGGCGCGTGGGTCTCGGTGCAGCGGCACTTCCGCGAGCGCGGCATCGACTGCCAGACCCAGGAGTTCACCTGCGTCGGCATCGGCGACATGTCCGGCGACGTCTTCGGCAACGGACTGCTCTGCTCCGAGACCACCCGGCTGGTGGCGGCCTTCGACCACCGCGACATCTTCGTCGACCCGCACCCCGACGCCGCGACCTCGTACGCCGAGCGTCGCCGCCTCTTCGAGCTCCCGCGCTCCAGCTGGCAGGACTACGACCGGTCGCTGATCTCCGAGGGTGGCGGGGTCTTCAGCCGCTCCGCGAAGTCGGTGCCGGTCACCCCCCAGATGCGCGAGGTGCTCGGCCTGGACGAGGGCGTCACCTCGCTCGCGCCGACCGACCTGATCCGGGCCGTGCTCACCGCTCCGGTCGACCTGCTGTGGAACGGCGGCGTCGGCACCTACGTGAAGGCGTCGACCGAGTCGCACGCCGACGTCGGTGACAAGAGCAACGACGCGTTGCGCGTCGACGGGCGCGACCTGCGCGCAGCCTGCGTGGGTGAGGGCGGCAACCTCGGCTTCACCCAGGCCGGGCGCATCGAGTACGCCCGGGAGACCGGTGGTGCGATCAACACCGACTTCATCGACAACTCGGCCGGCGTGGACACCTCCGACCACGAGGTCAACATCAAGATCCTGCTCGACCGCGTCGTCGCCACGGGCGCCCTGGACGCCGACCACCGCAACACCCTGCTCGCCTCGATGACCGACGAGGTCGGCGCGCTGGTGCTGCGCGACAACTACGAGCAGAACCTGGCGCTCTCCAACGCGGTCGCGACCGCCCCCGAGATGCTGCACGTGCACGAGGACTGGATGCGGGCGCTCACCTCCCAGGGCGTGCTCAACCGGGAGCTCGAGGGGCTGCCGTCGTCGAAGGAGGTGAAGCGGCGCCTGGAGGCCGGCGAGGGGTTGACCGGTCCGGAGCTCGCGGTGCTGCTGTCGTGGACCAAGATCGTCCTGGCCGACGAGCTGCTCGCCTCCGACATCCCCGACGACCCCTACCTGCGCGGCGACCTGATCGGCTACTTCCCCTCCGCGATGCGCCAGGACTACCGCGCCCAGATGATGGAGCACCCGCTGCGGCGCGAGATCGTCACGACCCAGGTGGTCAACGAGCTGGTCAACGGGGCGGGCCTGACCTACTGGATGCGGCTGGCATCGGAGACCGGGCAGTCGGCGGCCGAGCTGACCCGCGCCAACTTCGTCGCCCGCGAGATCTTCGGCTCCGCGGCGCTGCGGGCCGACGTCGACGCGCTCGACAACGTGCTGCCCGCGACGGTGCAGACCCGGATGCGGATCGAGATGCGCACGCTGGTCGAGCGCACCTCACGCTGGCTGGTCAACCACTACGACCCGCCGATCGACAGCGAGGAGGTCGTCGACGCCCTGAGCGTCCCGGTGCAGCGGCTGATGGCGGCGCTGCCGGAGATCCTCGAGGGCCACGAGCGGACCACGTTCGAGGAGCGGCGCGCGACGTTGACGTCGGCCGGCGTCGACCCTGAGCTGGCCACGCGCGTCGCGGTCCTGCCCGCGGCGTACGCGTTGCTCGGCGTCGTGGCCACCGCGCGCCGCGACGGCGTCGACCCCGAGACGGTCGCGCGCGCCCACTACGCGCTGGGGGAGCGGTTGGGGCTGCCGGTGCTGGTGCGGGCCGTCGTGGCGCTGCCGCGCGGCGACCGGTGGCAGGCGATGGCGCGTGCGGCGCTGCGCGACGACCTGTACGCCGTGCACGCGCGCCTGACCAGCGAGGTGCTGGCCGCGAGTGCCGAGGCGGGCGAGGCGTCCGCGGAGGCTCGCGTCGCGACCTGGGAGGAGCAGCGCGGGGAGCGGGTGGAGACGGCTGTCGCCACCCTGAAGGAGATCATCGGCGAGGAGGAGCCCGACCTGGCCCGGATGTCGGTGGGGCTGCGCGTGGTGCGCAGCCTCCTGGACAACGGCTGAGGGGAGGCGGGCTCAGCTCGCCTTCTTGACCTGCTTCTTCGCGGTGGCCTTGGACGCGGTCTTCTTGGCCGTGGACTTGGAGGCGGCCTTCTCGGCGGTCGTCTTCTTCGCCGCCGTCTTCTTGGTCGCGGTCTTGGCCGTCTTGGCCGTCGTCTTCCTGGCCGTCGACTTCTTCGCTGCCTTCTCGGGGGTGCTGGCCTCCTCCGGCACCTCCTCGCCGCGTGCCTGCTTGGCCGCGGCGACCGACTTCTGCAGGGCCGCCAGCAGGTCGACGACCTCGCCGGAGCTCTTCGTGCTGGTCTCGGTGCGCTTGACCTCGCCGCCCTCGATCTTGGCCTTGACCAGGGCCTCGACGGCGTCGGCGTAGTCGTCCTCGAACTCGGTGGCGTCGAAGTCGCCGGCCAGCGTCTCGACGAGCATCTGGGCCATCTTGACCTCGGAGTCCTTGACCTCGCCCAGCTCGACGGAGAAGTCCGGCACCCGGATCTCGTCGGGCCACATCATCGTCTGGAGCACGATCACGTCACCGTTGTCGGTGGGGCGCACCCGCAGCACGGCCACCGACGTGCGCTGGCGCAGCGCGACGGTGACCACGGCCATCCGGTCCGACTCGACCAGCGCCTCGCGGAGCAGGGCGTACGCCTTGGCGCCGCTGGCGTCGGGCTCGAGGTAGTAGGACTTCTCGAAGAGCATCGGGTCGATCTGGTCGCTCGGCACGAACTTCTCCACGGAGATCTCGCGCGAGGAGGTGAGCGGGAGGTCCTTGAAGTCGTCGTCGGTGAGGATGACCATCTCGCCGTCCTCGGTCTCGTAGCCCTTGGCGATCTGGGAGTAGGGGACCTCCTCGCCGTCGATCGAGCAGATCCGCTGGTACTTGATGCGTCCGCCGTCAGCCTCGTGCACCTGCCGGAAGGAGACGTCGTGCGACTCGGTCGCCGAGTAGAGCTTGACCGGCACGTTGACCAGGCCGAACGAGACCGAGCCCTTCCAGATGGCACGCATGACGATCCTCCGTGCACCCGGGTCGCCCGGGTGTTCCCTCGACAGTGACTCGACAGTGAGAAGGCCAGTATCACCCACTGGGCCCATCGGGGAGGATGGGCGACATGCGCCCGATGCTCGCCACCCGCGGAGACCACGTGCCCGTCGGCGACGACTGGATCCACGAGGTGAAGTGGGACGGGATGCGCGTGATCGTCGAGGTGGCCGCCGGCCGCACCCGTCTGACCAGCCGCAACGGCAACGACGTGACCGGCGCCTTCCCCGAGCTGGCCACGCTCGAGGTGCCTGACCTGGTGCTCGACGGCGAGGTGGTCGCCTTCACCGACGGACGCCCCGACTTCGGCGCCCTGGCCACCCGGTTCCAGCGCCGTGGGCGCGGGGCGCTGCGCGGCGCCGAGGCGGTGCCGGCGACCCTGCTCGCCTTCGACGTCCTGCGCCTGGGTGAGCGCGACCTGCGGCGTGAGCCGCTGTCGGTGCGTCGCGAGCTGCTCGAGTCGTTGCACCTGGGCGACGACCAGGTGCAGGTGCCACCGACGTACGACGACGGGCAGATGCTGCTGGAGGCCACCCGGGCGCAGTCGCTGGAGGGGATCGTCTCCAAGCGGCTCGCCTCGCGCTACGAGGAGGGGGTCCGCAGCCGCAGCTGGCTGAAGTTCGCCCACCGCGCGCGCACCTCGTGGGTGGTCGGTGGCTGGCGCTTCGAGACCGGGTCGACGTCGCGGATCGGGGCGGTGCTGGTGGGGGAGCCGACCGAGGCGGGGTTCCTCTACCGCGGGCGTGTGGGGTCGGGGATCACCGGTCGCGTCGGCGTCGCGCTCAAGGAGACGCTGGAGGCGTACGCCGTCGACGCCAACCCGTTCGACGACGAGGTGCCTCGCCCCGACCGGCTCGGCACGCAGTGGGTGCGGCCCGAGGTGGTGGTCGACGTCGAGTCGCTGGGCTTCTCCTCCGGCGGGCGGCTGCGGCAGCCCTCCTTCCGCGGGGTGCGCGTCGACCTGTCCCCGGACGACCTGCGGAGCCAGTCGCGGGAGGCCGACGATGCCTGAGAAGTACGACAAGGCCGAGGTGCAGGTCGAGGTCGACGGGCGCCGCCTCACGATCAGCAGCCTCGACAAGGTGCTCTACCCGCGCACCGGCACCACCAAGGGCGAGGTGCTCCACTACTACGCCGCCATCGCGCCGGTGCTGCTGCCGCACCTGGCCGGGCGCTGCGTCACCCGGATCCGGTGGCCGCACGGGGTCGCCGACGGCAGCTTCTTCGAGAAGAACGTGCCCGGCGGCACGCCGTCGTGGGTGCACACCGCCGAGGTGCCGACGACCGGCTCGCGCACCGGCGCCGGCAGCGGCACGTTGCGCTTCCCGATCGTCGACGACGTCGCGACCCTGACCTGGCTGGCCAACCTGGCCGCCCTCGAGCTGCACGTGCACCAGTGGCGCGTCGACGAGCACGACCAGCCGCTGCCGCCGGACCGGTTGGTCATCGACCTCGACCCGGGTGAGCCGGCCACGCTGCACGAGTGTGCCCAGGTCGCGCTGCTGGTGCGGGAGGCGTTGCGCGAGCGCGGGCTGGAGAGCTGCCCCGTGACGAGTGGCTCCAAGGGCTGCACCTGTACGCCGGCCTCGACGGCGTGACGATCGACGACGAGGTCCCCGACAGCGACGTGGTCACGGCCTTCGCCAAGGAGGTGGCCGAGGAGCTGCAGGCCTCCCACGGCCAGCTGGTCACGGCGACGATGACGAAGTCACGTCGCGGCGGCAAGGTCTTCCTCGACTGGTCGCAGAATGCCGGCTCCAAGACGACGGTGTCGCCCTACTCGCTGCGCGGGCGGGAGCGGCCGACGGTGGCGACCCCGTTGACCTGGGACGAGGTGGCCCAGGTCGCCGACGACCCGTTGGCCTTCGAGCAGTTCACCGCCGAGGAGGTGCTGGCCCGGGTGGCCGAGCACGGCGACCTGCTCCAGCTCGACTGACGCTGCCTGTCTCCGGCGCTCAGCGGCCGCGGAGGCGGCGTACGAGGCCCACGCGCGGCGCGGCGAGGGTGGCGTCGACCAGCGACGCGAAGCGGTCGACGGTCTCGCTGCGGGTGCCGGCGTGACCGCGCTCCGGGCGGCCCTGCTGCCGGGTCTCGGCGACGGCAGCGCGCAGCTCGTCGAGGGTGCGGACCAGGCGGATGGTGCCCTCCTCGGCGAGCCGGGCGGTGAAGTCGACCTGGTGGCCGTCGACGTGCTCACCGAGGGCGGGGTCGCGCGGGGAGACCAGCGGGAGGTGGCGGCGGCGCGCGGCCTCCATGATCAGCCCGGGGCCGCCGTGGGTGATGACCACGTCGGCGTGGGTCAGCAGGTCGCCGAGCTCGCGGATGCCGAGGATGCGGCTGCCGTCGAGGTTGGCGGGCCGGTCGTCGGGCCACGTGGTGAAGCCGTGCTGGACGAACCACCGCTGGCCGTCCTCGGCGGCGAGGGTGGCCGCCCACTCGACCAGGCGGTCGTAGGGGTGGTGGTCGGTGCCGAGCAGCACGGCGACCTGCGGGTGCGCGGCCACGGTCACCACACCTTCCCGACGAGCACCGAGCCCGGGTAGAAGCGCTGCTGCTCGGGCCACTGCACGCAGAAGAGGTCGGTGACCGGGCGGCAGAGCCGGCCGGTCAGGGTGGGGGAGTCCACCCGGTCGATCACCTCGAGGTAGACGGTACGCGCCTGCGGTCCGGCGAGCCGGCGCAGCCAGAAGAACGGGACCGCCGCTCCGGCGCCGCTGGAGACGATGACGTCGGGGCGCTCGCGCCGCAGCAGGCGCAGGGCGAGCAGGGCGTTGCGCACGAGGTTGACCACGTTGCGCGTGGTGGGGGAGTGGGCGTAGGTGACCCGCTCGCCCTCCAGCTTGCTGACCGCGTCCTCGGTGTCGAAGGTGACCCAGTGGCGGTCGTGCTCCGACCACCA includes these proteins:
- a CDS encoding NAD-glutamate dehydrogenase, yielding MSISSTEAEKTTVLSHAADRARRGPLPDGALVEAYFRHVAPEDVVAREDELVDVVVSHHDLARVRPEGRANLRVSEVGDRTVVEVVTDDMPFLVDSVTMELVRQHRPIHLVVHPRWSVRRDAVGTLLDIAPVDDAVPDREKARNESWIRVEVDRVADEDDAAVLAEGLDRVLRDVREAVEDWPRMRSHVRSLAEGLDDVPADVPRDEVAAARALLEWLADDHFTFLGCREYRLETREGEKGEELFLRPVPGSGLGILRDDPDLSVEPPALSEAGERAARMRTPLVLTKANSRATVHRRAYLDYVGVRLFAEDGSVAGEHRFLGLLSSGAYTESILRIPVVRERAAAVLARVGFDAHSHAGKEVIDILENYPRDELFHTSVDDLVPVVRSLLYAGQRRRLAAFGRRDPFGRFVSILVHLPRDRYSTVVRERFAEILRTELGGEEVEFSARVDESPTARVHFVLHPPAGKRIGQFDAAVIEEKLAQASRSWRDDFVVEATGPDEDARELRTWAESFPEGYKERFSATEAVADMERLRAITPPAAERGGEGHPVNGFDLSLVEEPVDESSPERRAQLKVYRVGEAISLSHVLPLISSLGVEVVDERPHRLEGLGATTYVYEFGLRHPGPLPYSDPDLVVEALLATWRGHNEVDGLNGLVLDAGLSWRQVGWLRAYAKYMRQGNSPFGQASIIDALRANVEITRMLVELFEVRFDPEHDWTAEERDTRQEEVEQRLAEALDAVVSLDHDRILRSYLTHLRATLRTNAFRVDEHGEPRPHLALKLDPARIPGLPEPRPAYEIFVHSPRVEGVHLRFGSVARGGLRWSDRRDDFRTEVLGLVKAQMVKNTVIVPVGAKGGFYAKQLPDMSDREAWLAEGKESYRTFIRGLLDVTDNLVEGEVVPPEGVVRHDGDDYYLVVAADKGTATFSDIANELAVERGFWLGDAFASGGSVGYDHKAMGITARGAWVSVQRHFRERGIDCQTQEFTCVGIGDMSGDVFGNGLLCSETTRLVAAFDHRDIFVDPHPDAATSYAERRRLFELPRSSWQDYDRSLISEGGGVFSRSAKSVPVTPQMREVLGLDEGVTSLAPTDLIRAVLTAPVDLLWNGGVGTYVKASTESHADVGDKSNDALRVDGRDLRAACVGEGGNLGFTQAGRIEYARETGGAINTDFIDNSAGVDTSDHEVNIKILLDRVVATGALDADHRNTLLASMTDEVGALVLRDNYEQNLALSNAVATAPEMLHVHEDWMRALTSQGVLNRELEGLPSSKEVKRRLEAGEGLTGPELAVLLSWTKIVLADELLASDIPDDPYLRGDLIGYFPSAMRQDYRAQMMEHPLRREIVTTQVVNELVNGAGLTYWMRLASETGQSAAELTRANFVAREIFGSAALRADVDALDNVLPATVQTRMRIEMRTLVERTSRWLVNHYDPPIDSEEVVDALSVPVQRLMAALPEILEGHERTTFEERRATLTSAGVDPELATRVAVLPAAYALLGVVATARRDGVDPETVARAHYALGERLGLPVLVRAVVALPRGDRWQAMARAALRDDLYAVHARLTSEVLAASAEAGEASAEARVATWEEQRGERVETAVATLKEIIGEEEPDLARMSVGLRVVRSLLDNG
- a CDS encoding Ku protein; translation: MRAIWKGSVSFGLVNVPVKLYSATESHDVSFRQVHEADGGRIKYQRICSIDGEEVPYSQIAKGYETEDGEMVILTDDDFKDLPLTSSREISVEKFVPSDQIDPMLFEKSYYLEPDASGAKAYALLREALVESDRMAVVTVALRQRTSVAVLRVRPTDNGDVIVLQTMMWPDEIRVPDFSVELGEVKDSEVKMAQMLVETLAGDFDATEFEDDYADAVEALVKAKIEGGEVKRTETSTKSSGEVVDLLAALQKSVAAAKQARGEEVPEEASTPEKAAKKSTARKTTAKTAKTATKKTAAKKTTAEKAASKSTAKKTASKATAKKQVKKAS
- the ligD gene encoding non-homologous end-joining DNA ligase, with the translated sequence MRPMLATRGDHVPVGDDWIHEVKWDGMRVIVEVAAGRTRLTSRNGNDVTGAFPELATLEVPDLVLDGEVVAFTDGRPDFGALATRFQRRGRGALRGAEAVPATLLAFDVLRLGERDLRREPLSVRRELLESLHLGDDQVQVPPTYDDGQMLLEATRAQSLEGIVSKRLASRYEEGVRSRSWLKFAHRARTSWVVGGWRFETGSTSRIGAVLVGEPTEAGFLYRGRVGSGITGRVGVALKETLEAYAVDANPFDDEVPRPDRLGTQWVRPEVVVDVESLGFSSGGRLRQPSFRGVRVDLSPDDLRSQSREADDA